TCAAGATGATACATTATTTTATCATCTTACTAGACCTTATTTTAAGGTATTGGTACCAGTGCCGATACCAATATCGACCACTCTCATGGCCATGTTATGATCAGGAACTAAAGGCATACGtatatgtcattaaaacaattcaaaggtgcagggttcgattccgacTCTGGGCTTCCtgggtggagtttgcatgttctccctgtgcctgagTGGCGTTTTTCTCCCACATTGGAAAAACATCCATGTTAGGTCAATTCGCCCCTCCAAATTGtctgtaggtgtgattgtgTGAATGAATGgtctatatgtgccctgcgattggctggtgaccagttcagggtgtccccgcctactgtccaatgtcagctgggataggttccagcacgccCACAACACTTGTGACGAAAAGcggtttagaaaatggatggatggatcgggTGCAATTAGAACATCTCTGAAAGGCTCAATAGTTcacaagcaaaagaaaaaaaaaattgcatgtatccatccattcattttttgcAGCGCTTGTCCCAATTCGGGTCGAGGTTGAtttggaacctatcccagctggCTAATTTgcatatgtatttttatttatttattattttgacatTCTCATTTtacatgctgctgttttgggGGTTTTGCAaggcatgaaaagaaaaatgttccgCTCAACCTTTTCATTTAGCAGTGCAGTATATCAGCCCTTTGTGCGCAGCTCACTTAATTCTCTGCCTATTCCGGTTATTTATAGCCCAGACCATGCAGTCGAAGACTACAGTTTTAAGTGCTACTCAAAAACCATTTTTCATCTGCAAACTTCAGTGTCTTAAGCTCTGAATCCCCTTAGTGTCAAACTGTCTGCACATCCCCACAATACACTTGCACACTTAGAACTGTAGCAAAATTccaaagttaaaaaataaaaacaatagtgGTGAGtttttaataacagtgtttATCTGTTACCTACTttactactttattattattattattattattattattattattattattattattattattattattattattattattattattattattattattattattattattattattattattatttgcagtTTGCAGTGGTGTGCCACGCTGGGTAATATTTTGGTTATCATGGTTATCTCTAACTGATAGGAGATTGATGCATAAATTGGAGTTCAGGTCTCAATCCTGCAGCCGAAGGAATCAATCAAGACTCAGTGAGGCGTGAATTACAAACTGTTGTCATGTCATTTGTCTGTTTTTAGTCTGAAGGCGGTGCTGTCCACACCTCCATCCAGCGGAGCTCTGGATCTGTCCGGCATCCCTCTGGTAACTCGTGACATGGAGCGTCTGTGTGCGCACCTCCAGCACCACGCTTCCATAGTGGTCAGCTTGGAGCTGGGCTTCACTGAGCTTACCGACGAGGCCTTCATCGTGCTCCTACCCACTCTGGCTGCCCTGCCTCGCCTGGAGACGTTGGCAATGAATGGAAACCGGCTGACCAGGACTATTCTGAAAGAGCTTACGGATGCCTTGAAGGTATAACTTGTTGCCATGGTGCCTCTTTGCATTAACATGGATTTCCTGGGATTTTTTTGCGCTAGAATCACATGAACTGTGAAATCAGCTCGCAGTCTTATTATTTGGTATGACAATACTTATGCAGTGATTGAGTTTTACACAGAGAAAAACAGTAGATGTTTTTTGTTCCTAGGATCCCAACAGTTTTCCAAGTGTGACATGGATTGACCTGGGAAACAATGTAGACATCTTCTCCCTGCCACAGCCTTTCCTGGTTAGCCTGAGGAAGCGCTGTCCCAAGCAAGGCAACCTTCCTACCATCCTGGAGTTTGGCGAGAGTCAGGCCAGCGAGCCCCCTGATAGGCTAAATGCCATCGGTGAAGACGAGGAGACCGACAGGACTGAAAGCATGGGAGAGCTGCAGTCTGAGGTGGAGGAAGAACTGGACGGTGAGATGGAAATAGAGGAGATGATGGAGGAGCTGCTGGACTTTGACAGGGAGGCGCAAGGGAAGGAGGACGAAGACGAGAGCATGTGGACCGTTGAGGAGCAGAGGAAagcgaggaggagaaggaggacacATGAAGAGTTAGACAGAAAAGAGAGACTGGGCCGGATGGCAGTGATGGCACAGGACGAGGACGACACTCAAAGCCACTCGTCCCCGTTGTCTTGCTCCAGCCAGTCACAGCACTCCTCCGCAGCTGTCGAGCCAATGAGAGCAGAGGAGGACGATTTTGACAATGTGACTGACCGATCAGAGCACTTGACCTGATTGCTGCTCCTTTCTCCTCTTGGTTTGAATGATTTCTCCTGCCGTGTTGAGGTACACATGGAATGAGGCAAGGAAAGACTTGCTCCCAGCTTGAACAAGCCAGATTTAACCAGCTGAACCGTTGTGGGCAAACTATTGGACGAAAATAGGATTTGTCAGTTATAAATGACAGAGGGAGACTCATGGATAAAACCACTAAGTAATTAATAAGCTTTTTATTGGAACTCACCCTGTTCAGGGCTTGAGGCAGGATCTTCTGATAACATCATAGTACCTTCATGTGCCTGAAATATGTCCCATTGATGGTTAGGTGCCTGTGATgagaagtacaaaaaaaaaaaacatgacaggcTCTGCTGAAAATGACACCCACATTAAATCAATGGATAACCAGATAGCTAAGGATGACGAAAAGaataaaaagttaaagttagtCGAAATGAGGAGAAGTCAGTGGCTGATTGCTTACTCTTTCTATTGACTTCATAATCTATATAATTACATCCATGCATGCTATCCTCTGAATTTCAACAGATTGATTTTTGCACCCACCTTGCGTGCATTAGGTTCTCATGTCAAtgaaaagctttaaaaaaaatgtacatgtgGGCTGATGATAGGTTATTTTGTAGTCTGCTTTAGACTACTAGTAATTGTGGATACAAACAGTGATTAGATTTCATTCAGATGCTTGTACAGGAAACTAATAATAATTGTTGTGCTGAGTGTCACGCTTCCCGATATTTATCAATCTTATACAAGATTCTCTGTGGTCTGATATCTGATACAGTTAAATTGAGTGCAATGCTCATTTTacttaatgtaaataaaaaatgtaagagttttttttaatttctattATAGCAATGCTTCTTGTCCATAATTTTACAGTATAGCATAGAAAAAAGCCCGTGTCCCATTTGTAAGCAACATGCATTTGCGGGATGAACAGCAAAACTGAGAAATGTGGGTTGCAATATAAATTGTGCCAAATTTTTATGATGGTTTTGAAGCTGTCTAACAGAATGAAGGAGAGTTGAAAGAAGTGTTGTTAAAGCAGAGACATAATTAGCAAACACCACTTCGTGAACATTTTAGTAAAATTGTTTTGGAAAAACAACTGTTACACTATAGTACAATTTAGTCAAAGACTAAAATTATAtgcttcttttattttatttttttagtaatCGTGTTCTAGGCTAGTTACATTATGTGTGACGTTTGTATATGTGCGTCAAGTCAGATTCGCAAACTTGGACAATTAAGTCGTCTGTAATTCGGATGCATGCTTATGTATGCAGAGGACTACTGTTGCAAGTAGCTGATGTGATTATGTCACCAGCAAAGGTTCTCAATCTTGACTGACATCACAAGTTCATGTGCAGAGAAATGGGTATCATGAATTCAACACAGAGGtaacccattttaaaacttaggggttgtttacaataatatgttgtgTGTGACCCCACAAAACTAAACATGGCATTCTAATTAAGTTTGTAGAATAGaagttaagcaacaaaattcagtttttatccatctctggggcggccattttgctacttgctgtcgactgaaaatgacatcacagttgccaggtctctagAAACAACCAATCACGACTCTCTTCTTAATTGTACTTTCAAGATCGAATGGCTTAAGAGCAGATACTGCGCCACATGAAATGGATAAAAACGTGAATTTGCTTCTATTCCGCAATGGaaacattaatcagaacactgtgtttcaaccagttgggctgcacagaacatattattcCAAAGAAAATTTGGAGGTTGACTTACCCTTTGAGGAGTATGCGGAATAGAGGAATGTTAGCTGTAACAGAATCTTGCATGGTATCAAGTTCCCCAGAGTATTAATGCTGCTTTTATTGTTCGTGTTTTAATTCAAGATCCTAATACTTGCAGAGAAAAACTTTAGCTTTATCATACAGTGGGTTCTAACTTTCCCCTTATTTGTGGTTCTTATGTAAACGGTGTTTTAATTCAAGATCCTGATACTTGCAGAAAAAAACTTTAGCTTTATCATACAGTGGGTTCTACCTTTCCCCACTTTTACATTGGAGCTGAAAAACAAGCAGTACAATTTCAGCGCTATCCTCGAATCTACCTGCAAAGATTCTTCCCTTTAATATAAACCaggcaactaaaaaaaaaagtgttcataTCTGGTAATCCCACCGAGCCCTTTAAACAGTCATGATTGTAAACATTTGTGAAAATGTACATATATCCACTAATGGTTGTTGCGTTGGCGGTGTTAAAGTCAAATTTCAAAAGTCATACCAAATGATTTTATGTAACCTCTGAATAAGCGATGCGAGAGAGTCTATCCTCAGGTTTATTGTTTTGAAGATGCGGGTTAGACAGTTAAGTATAGTTTCGCCTTGATGCGACTGTCAATCAAATATAGACCTCTTATGATCGTTACCTTGTCAGTCAAAAAACAGAGGTATTCAAATGTGACTGCTGTACAACTGTCCTGAAAAATTTTGGGTCCAGTGCCTTGTGCAAGGGCTCCACAGTAGTGCTCAGGAAGTGAAATGGCCTCTCTGTAGCAAACAGTCCCCCCACCTATCATTTATTTTTGAATGAGCATAATTCAAGATTAAACTATTGCCAAACCAAAATAATCTCGAGATTAGAATAGTGTCTCTGTGTTGACTAGTACTTACTGTACTGTATTTCCATCATTATAGCCACTATAGTGATTGTTTGGTGATTTCCTCTCCCATGCTACACTTTGCTAGGCACATCAATTATAACCATGTTCATCACCACAGGCAAAAGGATTAAATATTGGAAGTGGTGAAATGACTGTGATGTTTACCTCAGATGTACATAGAAGGTATATATGAATGATTTGCGGAATGTGGGGGTGTCACACTGCACTTAAGGTGCACCTGCACAATCGAACGAGTTGAGAGCTTTATTAAAAATACAACCTCTACAATAATAATTATGCTCACTTTTGACTGACACTGTCATGAAtaaacaatgtatttttttcagtGTGGGTCTACTTTTAAGTGGTATGGACCTTGGTGTCGTGCTTGGAACTCATTAGATTGCGCAAGAAGCTAATGAATTGTGTAAAAGCAACATTCATGTCTTTTGCACGTGTTAGCATATTTTTTTGCAATCTACCATACACCTTTGTTGGATTAGCTATGCAGCCTTTCTTTCCACTGCTCATTGATTTTTGTGCTACATTACACAGCTACTGGAAACAATGCTATGTATTACTGCTTAAACTGTTACTCATTGGAtcttaacaataaataatataacaaAAAAACAGACTATTCATTTACAGGGCATATACATTCACAGTCACACCTTGGACGAGTTTTCAAATTTCTAAACATGCATTTATGCTTCTACGTCCAGATGAGGAGCTACTAAATAGCGGTTAGTGTCTGAAATTACAACCAACCGGCACTCATTTTCTAatcaaataaattattaaatGAATTACTGAGGATTTTTGTTGTTCTTAACATTAAACAAGACAGACTGTTATCAAGGAGCCAAGTTTAGTAGGTCCTTGAACTGTAATAAAACAGAAAATCAATCAGTTCAGATCAATTAAATCAGTATGTAgtattttttatgattttttttaaaagaaactcTTAGATTACAACAGTAGATTGTGTAGTAATATAATAAAACtcgtcaaacttatttttttattctattttttgtcaTGGGCTGACATCTTGTGGCAAAATGTACTAATTGCAAATGGGCATTTCataactccatccatccatccattttctgaaccgcttagtccccaccggGGTCgggggtgtgctggagcctatcccagccgtcatcgggcagtaggcgggggacaccctgaaccggtttccTAGGAATAGCCTTAATtcaaatttttattaccatataATTAGTATTTCAATGTTAAAATCAGCCACGATGTCGAGGATACACCGTTTATCCTGATTAAAACCTCCTGATTATCATTTAAACATGTCTATTATCGgcagacgcaaaaaaaaaaaaatcaccaataaATAATGTTATTTGAAAGAGGCTACGGTTAAATTTGCTTTACTTAACATATAGtatattatatacatacataaataaaagggaattgtgtttttttccattgcgACCTATTTCACGTAAATTTGCCACTAATACTGCAGATTAAAATGCGTACGTCATATCCGGTAACggggtccctttttttttctgttttcccGTATCCGCCATTTCAGTTTTTGAACTTAGTTGTCATCGACCGTTATAGTATATTTGGAATTCCGACCCTTACACTTGTGATATTCCGAACAGTTGTACAAGAGTGTTACTGTTAAGGCACTAAGAATCATTCTGTTTTCGCCGCTGAGGTTTGGTGGCGGTGAATTGATGTGCAAACAGCCGGCTACGGATGTCGTCTGTTTACTAAACGTGCTCGAGGCGCTAAAGTTTTGTATGAGTTGAAGGCTTTGCGTGCGGATCGCGGGAGGGAGAGCAGGGAAGACCCGGCGACGCTTCGGCTTCGAAGTGCTTATCATGGCTGGCAATTTTGACGCGGAGGACCGCGCCAGTTGGTACTGGGGTCGTTTGAGCAGGCAGGAGGCTGTGTCGCTATTGCAGGGGCAGAGGCACGGCGTTTTCCTGGTGCGGGACTCCATCACCAGCCCCGGCGACTACGTGCTCTCGGTCTCGGAGAACTCCAAGGTCTCTCATTATATCATCAACAGCATCAGCAATAACCGGCAATCCGGTCCAGGTAGGACAGCATTGTGTATCCCACCCCCTTCGCTTTTTATAATGAAGACTGCACGCTTGCATGACTTGCACCAGACGAGATGCTCATTAGTATGGGCTCAGCTAATATATGAATTCAAATCGCACAGCCAat
This genomic window from Syngnathus typhle isolate RoL2023-S1 ecotype Sweden linkage group LG6, RoL_Styp_1.0, whole genome shotgun sequence contains:
- the lrrc75a gene encoding leucine-rich repeat-containing protein 75A; translated protein: MGAKQTKGQDAGGTSPQHSWRRTPSKERGDLFASLMLRSGDRLSRGATPPPYQRRIGMIQEMMLMAKQGKHDEVSEMLKTLRQDLGMESTSLDDVLYRYASFRNLVDPITHDLIISLARYVHCPKTEGDSLGAMEKVCRQLTYHLSPHSQWRRQGLLKRKPQACLKAVLSTPPSSGALDLSGIPLVTRDMERLCAHLQHHASIVVSLELGFTELTDEAFIVLLPTLAALPRLETLAMNGNRLTRTILKELTDALKDPNSFPSVTWIDLGNNVDIFSLPQPFLVSLRKRCPKQGNLPTILEFGESQASEPPDRLNAIGEDEETDRTESMGELQSEVEEELDGEMEIEEMMEELLDFDREAQGKEDEDESMWTVEEQRKARRRRRTHEELDRKERLGRMAVMAQDEDDTQSHSSPLSCSSQSQHSSAAVEPMRAEEDDFDNVTDRSEHLT